A single window of Vibrio campbellii CAIM 519 = NBRC 15631 = ATCC 25920 DNA harbors:
- a CDS encoding GFA family protein — protein sequence MTKITHTCECACGLVQLRCTAEPIRTSICHCFECQKRTGSVFGVQARFNKNQVILDGDITSYTRIADSGNHVQYDFCQACGTTMRLQLSDAPDYAIIPMGLFNNKEFPEPTVSIYEQRKHGWVSFDCTMEHVG from the coding sequence ATGACAAAAATCACCCACACATGTGAATGTGCCTGTGGCTTAGTCCAACTGCGTTGCACGGCGGAGCCCATTCGCACATCCATTTGCCACTGTTTTGAATGCCAAAAGCGAACCGGAAGCGTATTCGGCGTTCAAGCTCGATTTAACAAAAACCAAGTCATCCTAGATGGTGACATCACCAGTTACACTCGTATTGCTGATTCAGGTAATCACGTTCAATATGACTTCTGCCAGGCATGCGGCACAACCATGCGCTTACAGTTATCGGACGCTCCCGATTATGCAATCATTCCTATGGGACTGTTTAATAACAAAGAGTTTCCAGAACCCACGGTTTCTATCTATGAACAAAGGAAGCATGGTTGGGTAAGCTTTGATTGTACGATGGAACACGTAGGTTGA
- a CDS encoding peptidoglycan DD-metalloendopeptidase family protein: MSTNEITTRRLPNLTSRKALLLYSLPVLVAIGVSNSLKESSLTKTIALNLPESQVVDNILDATTAEVVTPPNFEYQIQAGDNLSTIFSQLGLGYSSLMKVMETDLNFLALDTLKPGNTLRFWRNESTGELEKMELQFSIADKVVYHRNDDGSYDFSDISIPGVWTQEPLVGVIRGSFSSSANRLGLSSAEISQVVNLLKEQVNFGKDLRAGDRFEVVRRSQSIDGVPTGKNEIEAIKIYNRGREVTAYLHTDGQFYNAKGESLQRAFQRYPVSRGWRISSGFNPKRLHPVTGRVAPHNGTDWAVPTGTPVEATGDGTVIMTRKHPYAGNYVVIEHGSKYKTRYLHLSKILVKKGQKVSRGQRIGLSGKTGRVTGPHLHYELIEYGRPVNAMRAKIPMASSVPKKEMASFIANRNEMDKLLKDKEKAVL; this comes from the coding sequence GTGTCTACAAATGAAATTACAACAAGACGGTTGCCGAATCTGACAAGTCGTAAAGCGCTACTGTTGTACTCCTTGCCAGTATTAGTTGCGATTGGTGTTTCCAACTCTCTCAAAGAGTCTTCCCTTACCAAAACCATCGCACTGAACCTGCCTGAATCGCAGGTCGTCGACAATATTCTTGATGCGACAACAGCAGAAGTTGTCACTCCACCAAATTTTGAATACCAAATCCAAGCAGGTGATAACCTGAGTACCATTTTCAGCCAACTAGGCTTAGGCTACAGCTCGTTGATGAAAGTGATGGAAACGGATTTGAACTTCCTTGCTCTTGATACCTTGAAACCTGGTAACACACTGCGTTTTTGGCGCAATGAATCTACGGGCGAACTTGAAAAAATGGAACTGCAATTCTCTATTGCAGATAAAGTGGTTTACCATCGTAATGACGATGGCAGCTACGATTTCTCAGACATCTCAATTCCTGGTGTTTGGACGCAAGAGCCTTTGGTCGGTGTTATTCGAGGTAGCTTCTCGTCATCCGCAAATCGTTTGGGCTTGAGCTCAGCAGAAATCAGTCAAGTGGTTAACTTACTTAAAGAGCAAGTGAACTTCGGCAAAGATTTACGCGCTGGTGACCGATTTGAAGTGGTTCGCCGCTCTCAAAGTATTGATGGTGTGCCAACTGGCAAGAACGAAATAGAAGCAATCAAAATTTATAACCGTGGTCGTGAAGTCACCGCTTACCTTCACACTGACGGTCAATTCTACAATGCGAAAGGTGAGAGCCTTCAGCGTGCTTTCCAACGTTACCCTGTCAGCCGAGGCTGGCGCATCAGTTCTGGATTCAACCCTAAACGCCTTCACCCTGTAACGGGCCGTGTAGCACCACATAACGGTACGGACTGGGCGGTACCGACAGGAACACCTGTAGAGGCAACGGGTGATGGTACCGTGATCATGACTCGCAAACACCCGTATGCAGGTAACTATGTGGTGATTGAGCATGGTAGTAAGTACAAAACTCGTTACTTACACTTAAGTAAGATCTTAGTGAAGAAAGGGCAGAAGGTCTCTCGTGGTCAACGCATTGGCTTATCAGGTAAGACTGGTCGTGTAACTGGTCCGCACCTTCACTACGAGTTGATCGAATACGGCCGTCCGGTGAACGCAATGCGCGCGAAGATCCCAATGGCAAGCTCAGTGCCTAAGAAAGAAATGGCGAGTTTCATTGCGAACCGTAATGAAATGGACAAGCTGTTAAAAGATAAAGAAAAAGCCGTTCTATAA
- a CDS encoding putative bifunctional diguanylate cyclase/phosphodiesterase, translating into MTHEQKSIQLLDEILKLNGSALLDRVTLELHQQFQSYCTCVVEIAHRQHCVVTLSNSSGGTIADSMCYDLAGTPCEQVAQDISELILYQDEVYKLFPEDQMFQDLGIQAYIGLPLKTHTGEVLGILVSTFTHSISKTEAEEVIFHHRFYANVIIHSLREKWISERSDKLLNQLSYEVSHDNLTGLLNRSCLADTLETLTQQATRPFSLAYLDIDNFKSINDINGNYIGDQIIKFTADAIQQSLTSQNNAFRVAGDEFAFITYDEDPVAVCQEILDKIEAGYSDKSNRISFTVSIGIARAPVHMLNSDDLILNASLALKDCKKHRDTRIQHYDTHLSALYHRQTQLIEALREQLRLSIDENEELYVVVQPIVDITSDRWDYFEILARWNSNVYGNISPVEFIEAAEQSGLIIELGERIVELACRAKQALERQLGYNVKLSINCSAHELVDSNRYMNFLTRILEKYDHQATDFVIELTETVLLSQSGREQMVLNSLRYLGFKVALDDFGTGYSSLNYIHSYPIDSIKIDATFVRNMLANTTSEQVVLLIAQLAQLLEVDLIAEGVEDDRALQKLIEMGCHHIQGYFYSRPHSVNELVGIINEKQMKSA; encoded by the coding sequence ATGACTCATGAACAAAAAAGTATCCAGTTACTTGATGAAATTCTGAAACTCAATGGCAGCGCTTTACTCGACAGAGTAACACTTGAGCTTCATCAGCAATTTCAAAGCTACTGTACTTGCGTAGTTGAGATAGCCCACCGACAACATTGTGTGGTGACGCTTTCTAACTCTAGCGGCGGAACCATTGCAGACAGTATGTGCTATGACTTAGCGGGCACACCGTGTGAGCAAGTCGCACAAGACATCAGTGAACTCATCCTCTATCAAGATGAAGTTTACAAGCTCTTTCCTGAAGACCAAATGTTTCAAGACCTCGGAATTCAGGCTTATATTGGACTCCCTTTAAAAACACATACAGGAGAAGTGCTGGGGATCTTAGTCTCAACATTTACCCACTCCATAAGTAAAACTGAAGCCGAAGAGGTTATCTTTCATCACCGTTTCTACGCCAACGTCATCATTCATAGTTTGCGAGAGAAATGGATCAGCGAACGCTCTGACAAGCTTCTCAACCAACTCAGTTATGAAGTTTCTCATGACAATCTAACTGGCCTACTCAATCGCAGTTGTTTAGCTGATACCTTAGAAACCTTAACACAACAGGCTACTCGTCCTTTTAGCCTTGCCTATCTAGATATTGATAATTTCAAATCGATTAACGACATCAACGGTAACTACATTGGTGACCAAATCATCAAGTTTACCGCGGACGCCATTCAACAAAGCTTAACATCCCAAAATAATGCCTTTCGTGTCGCAGGGGACGAGTTCGCCTTTATTACATATGACGAAGACCCTGTCGCAGTGTGTCAGGAAATTCTGGATAAAATCGAAGCTGGGTACTCAGACAAGTCCAACCGTATTTCCTTTACCGTTAGCATTGGTATCGCGCGAGCCCCCGTTCATATGCTCAATAGCGATGACTTGATACTAAATGCAAGTTTGGCTCTTAAGGATTGTAAAAAACACCGTGACACACGCATTCAGCATTATGACACGCACTTAAGTGCGCTATACCACCGCCAAACACAGCTGATTGAGGCACTACGAGAGCAACTTCGCTTAAGTATTGATGAGAACGAAGAACTGTACGTCGTGGTACAACCTATAGTAGATATTACCAGCGACCGCTGGGATTACTTTGAGATACTGGCTCGTTGGAATAGCAACGTATACGGAAACATTTCACCTGTTGAATTTATTGAAGCCGCAGAGCAATCTGGATTGATCATTGAGTTGGGTGAACGCATTGTTGAGCTAGCTTGTCGTGCAAAACAAGCGCTAGAGCGACAGCTGGGCTATAACGTCAAACTGTCAATTAACTGCTCAGCACATGAACTGGTCGACTCTAACCGTTATATGAACTTCTTGACTCGTATTCTAGAGAAATACGATCACCAAGCGACAGACTTTGTTATCGAGCTCACCGAAACCGTATTGTTGTCGCAAAGTGGCCGAGAACAGATGGTTCTGAACTCACTTCGTTATCTCGGGTTTAAAGTTGCACTGGATGATTTCGGTACCGGTTATTCTAGTTTGAACTACATCCATAGCTACCCTATCGACAGCATTAAAATCGATGCCACCTTTGTGCGAAATATGTTGGCGAACACCACGTCAGAACAAGTAGTGCTGCTCATTGCCCAATTAGCACAACTGTTAGAAGTCGATTTGATTGCTGAAGGGGTTGAAGACGACAGGGCCTTACAGAAATTGATAGAGATGGGTTGCCACCACATACAAGGCTATTTCTATTCAAGACCTCACAGCGTCAATGAGCTGGTTGGCATCATTAATGAAAAACAAATGAAGAGCGCATAA
- a CDS encoding ABC transporter ATP-binding protein translates to MFQLSDIRIVRDERTILSIDELSIPTNELTVILGHNGSGKSTLVNLLSGQMAPDHGMVALNGASLSSFKSRKLAKKIAYLPQKLPTSAGLTVEELVRLGRFPWRGTFGLWNSEDRSIIQQAMERTGVAEFSQALADDLSGGERQRAWVSMLLAQQSPVLILDEPTSALDVHHQFQLMGLLSELNKKEDVGVIVILHDLNLALRYATHIVALKKGHIAFEGNADKLLDEQALCALYESSIRLIDHPVPADTAASEKVAVVCE, encoded by the coding sequence ATGTTTCAACTTTCTGACATCAGAATCGTTCGTGATGAGCGAACCATTCTCTCTATTGATGAGCTTTCCATTCCAACTAATGAACTCACCGTGATTCTTGGTCACAACGGCTCAGGAAAATCGACATTGGTTAACTTGCTCTCAGGACAAATGGCACCGGATCACGGTATGGTAGCGTTAAATGGTGCTTCTCTCTCTTCTTTCAAAAGTAGAAAACTAGCCAAGAAGATCGCGTATCTACCGCAAAAGCTCCCAACTTCAGCAGGCTTAACGGTAGAGGAGCTGGTTCGTCTGGGGCGTTTTCCTTGGCGAGGCACATTTGGTCTTTGGAACTCAGAAGACCGATCTATTATCCAACAAGCGATGGAAAGAACGGGCGTTGCTGAGTTCTCGCAGGCACTAGCAGACGATTTGTCTGGTGGTGAACGCCAGCGAGCTTGGGTATCGATGCTGCTTGCTCAGCAGTCACCAGTATTAATCCTTGATGAGCCAACGTCAGCACTGGATGTTCATCACCAATTTCAACTGATGGGTTTACTGTCTGAACTGAATAAAAAAGAAGATGTGGGTGTGATTGTCATTCTGCATGACTTGAACCTCGCGCTGCGCTACGCGACACACATCGTTGCTTTAAAGAAAGGTCATATCGCATTTGAAGGTAACGCAGATAAGCTACTCGACGAACAAGCGTTGTGTGCGCTGTATGAATCCTCTATCCGACTGATCGACCACCCGGTGCCAGCCGACACGGCCGCAAGTGAAAAAGTCGCCGTCGTCTGTGAATAG
- a CDS encoding siderophore ferric iron reductase — protein sequence MLSQLHNIFTRRRAPSLHQKIFAYSKQVTPYLSGSYGSLSSKSIAITNDKSHIEIKRVYNGLAKTHPEAGKAYWLTRTWDLVCWQPIYVTFVSIYGLHSLPDIKNIGQFRYKQFVTGYRFFNGDHQHGTPEELIPHAGRAILELTEFLRDQISEWTRIRPGFTNHLLADLLLGCLIKLQQRDQSLTNEYITEQAKLWLAACQLPDSHLDSLKIDDTSGMLKLARVSCCLVYKCDSRKYCDDCPRHPDNKKST from the coding sequence ATGCTTTCCCAGCTGCACAATATTTTCACTCGTCGGAGAGCTCCCTCTCTACACCAAAAAATCTTCGCTTATTCTAAACAAGTTACGCCTTATCTTAGTGGAAGTTATGGTTCTCTGAGCAGCAAAAGTATCGCAATAACGAATGATAAAAGCCATATCGAAATCAAGCGCGTATACAATGGCCTTGCAAAGACTCACCCTGAAGCGGGTAAAGCTTATTGGTTAACTCGAACTTGGGACCTAGTATGCTGGCAGCCTATCTATGTCACCTTTGTTTCAATATACGGCCTTCATTCGTTGCCCGATATCAAGAATATTGGTCAATTTAGGTATAAGCAGTTCGTCACAGGATACCGCTTCTTCAATGGTGACCATCAGCACGGCACACCAGAAGAGTTAATCCCGCACGCTGGTAGAGCCATACTTGAACTCACTGAGTTCCTCCGCGATCAGATTAGTGAGTGGACACGCATCCGCCCAGGCTTTACCAACCATTTACTCGCGGATCTATTGCTTGGTTGTTTGATCAAGCTGCAACAGCGCGATCAAAGCCTGACCAATGAGTATATAACCGAGCAAGCGAAACTATGGTTAGCTGCATGTCAACTGCCAGACAGTCATTTAGACAGCCTCAAAATAGACGATACTTCGGGAATGCTTAAGCTCGCAAGGGTCAGCTGTTGCTTAGTTTATAAGTGTGACTCTAGGAAATACTGTGATGATTGCCCTAGGCATCCAGACAACAAGAAGAGCACTTAA
- a CDS encoding AraC family transcriptional regulator, whose protein sequence is MNTPAFDRISRVLAYIHANLSSTLSLEDIAKQSCWSRWQLQRVFQAETGLTVANYVRELKLSQAAEELLDSKERVIDIALGLGFNSEISFSRSFKQMFGASPSQYRKAGKRVGLRKPIQVSETVSAEEKGALSFVIVRIDEREPFLVKGITSEISGLFSLTQDFAQKVPQLWSRLKGEVTLPDENISQFIGVVDLTQSSFDGTNIRYWAGVELKYEITIPQLPSIISDKLEVLSVPKQTYAVVKHCGPIENLRYTLSWFVLNWLPKSGYRGVDGYELEVYPSAYKPNDADAVMEYWVPIIKS, encoded by the coding sequence ATGAATACACCTGCATTTGACCGTATCAGCCGTGTCTTGGCTTATATCCATGCGAACCTTAGCTCGACACTATCATTGGAAGATATTGCGAAGCAGAGTTGCTGGTCACGATGGCAACTGCAAAGAGTGTTTCAAGCTGAAACCGGACTTACTGTTGCAAACTACGTGAGAGAACTTAAGTTAAGCCAAGCGGCTGAAGAATTGTTGGACAGCAAAGAGCGAGTGATCGATATCGCCCTTGGACTCGGATTCAATTCAGAAATTAGTTTTAGCCGTTCGTTTAAGCAGATGTTTGGGGCAAGCCCTAGTCAGTACAGAAAGGCGGGGAAAAGAGTAGGGCTAAGAAAACCGATACAAGTGTCTGAAACGGTGAGTGCTGAAGAAAAGGGCGCACTAAGTTTTGTTATTGTGCGTATCGACGAAAGAGAGCCTTTCTTGGTAAAGGGGATTACCTCAGAAATCAGTGGGTTGTTTTCATTAACGCAAGATTTTGCTCAGAAAGTCCCTCAACTGTGGTCGCGTTTAAAGGGAGAAGTGACGCTTCCAGACGAGAATATCTCTCAGTTTATTGGCGTTGTCGACCTTACCCAATCGAGTTTTGATGGTACCAATATCCGCTATTGGGCTGGGGTCGAACTTAAATATGAAATCACAATTCCTCAATTGCCAAGCATTATCTCTGATAAATTAGAGGTCTTGTCCGTTCCTAAACAAACCTACGCAGTGGTTAAGCACTGTGGCCCGATTGAGAACCTTCGATACACTCTGAGCTGGTTCGTACTTAATTGGTTGCCGAAATCTGGCTATCGAGGTGTCGACGGTTATGAACTTGAAGTGTACCCATCAGCCTATAAACCTAATGACGCAGATGCCGTCATGGAATACTGGGTGCCTATTATTAAATCGTAG
- a CDS encoding TonB-dependent siderophore receptor, which yields MTTHVRFKYSSLAVALLTAFSTQVLAEEAVTATDSNIETITVLGKAYRNTATKSALEPEETPQGITVIDEEQLEQRGVKSLNQALRYAPGVVTEQKGASVTMYDTFSIRGFSNNQSYYDGLVLPFLTGWNLQPQIDPIAIQQVEVFKGPTSVLYGAMPPGGMVNMIAKTPQEDGSTKVGVSTGSRNLMEASIDTTGQLGDSDFSYRLLALARKQDSQVDHAEEERYVIAPSLDWQLSDRTLINFNLYYQNDPSMGTNSAMPLEVLKASDPSVSMGDKNWSTFEREVLMLGYKINHQINDDWTFLQNARYTDASLYQENTYHTATNFNPVTGSLIRNVYSTDEDSQSFVIDNQVSGRVEIGGLEHNLLFGVDYLKLTGDSLYKEFTANASFYGFDAYNPNNDLLDRSQLQENYRESHDITTEQLGLYFQDQVRYDALVLLAGGRYDMFKASDDKNSSYPTYDGKDEADHNQFSYRVGALYELDNGISPFVSYATSFEPAAGTDINGNSLKPQLGEQIELGIKYLSPDMSQQVTASYFHITKKDSIAADPSDPTYRSKIQLGEVRSQGMELEGRWFVTEDWDVNASYTYIDMEVTEDANPDLEGTTPIYVPTHAANLWSNYYVYGGALSGTRFSVGARYMGEMEMDATNTQGKVPSYTVVDLSVGYDLGEASDTLSGATANLLVNNLFNEEYYTCYDQSNCWFGAEQSVELSVNYEF from the coding sequence ATGACCACTCACGTTCGTTTTAAGTATTCATCACTGGCAGTTGCGTTGTTGACTGCATTTTCCACGCAGGTTTTAGCAGAAGAAGCTGTTACAGCGACAGATTCGAATATAGAAACTATCACTGTTTTAGGGAAAGCTTATCGTAATACAGCGACTAAGTCGGCACTTGAGCCAGAAGAAACGCCTCAAGGTATTACCGTTATTGATGAAGAGCAGTTAGAACAACGAGGTGTTAAGTCCCTCAACCAAGCGCTCAGATATGCTCCGGGTGTTGTAACTGAACAGAAGGGCGCATCAGTAACCATGTACGATACGTTTTCTATTCGTGGTTTTAGTAACAACCAAAGCTATTACGATGGTTTAGTGCTTCCGTTCCTAACCGGTTGGAATCTACAACCTCAGATAGATCCTATTGCGATTCAGCAAGTTGAAGTATTTAAGGGTCCTACATCTGTGTTGTATGGAGCGATGCCACCAGGCGGTATGGTCAACATGATTGCGAAGACACCGCAAGAAGATGGGTCGACGAAAGTTGGTGTATCTACAGGTTCAAGGAACCTTATGGAAGCGTCAATTGATACTACAGGTCAATTAGGTGACAGTGATTTTTCTTATCGCTTGTTAGCACTTGCCCGTAAACAAGACAGCCAAGTAGATCACGCAGAAGAAGAGCGCTATGTGATTGCTCCTTCACTAGATTGGCAGTTGTCTGATAGAACACTTATCAACTTCAACCTTTACTATCAGAACGATCCATCAATGGGTACTAACTCTGCTATGCCATTAGAAGTGCTGAAGGCGAGTGATCCATCTGTGTCCATGGGTGACAAGAATTGGAGTACCTTTGAACGTGAAGTCTTGATGCTAGGCTATAAGATCAATCACCAAATTAACGATGATTGGACTTTCCTTCAGAATGCTCGCTATACCGATGCGTCTCTGTACCAAGAGAATACTTACCACACCGCGACTAACTTCAATCCTGTGACGGGCAGTTTAATCCGAAATGTTTACAGTACAGATGAGGATTCACAGAGCTTTGTTATCGATAACCAAGTTTCAGGTCGTGTCGAAATTGGTGGTTTAGAACACAATTTATTATTCGGTGTCGACTACCTAAAGCTAACAGGTGATTCTCTTTACAAAGAATTTACTGCGAATGCGAGTTTCTATGGGTTTGATGCTTATAATCCGAACAATGACCTTTTGGATAGAAGTCAGCTTCAAGAAAACTACCGTGAATCTCATGATATTACGACCGAACAGTTAGGTTTGTACTTCCAAGATCAAGTTCGTTATGACGCATTGGTTTTATTAGCTGGTGGACGTTATGACATGTTTAAGGCAAGCGATGACAAAAATAGTTCTTACCCAACTTATGATGGAAAAGATGAAGCTGATCACAACCAGTTCTCGTACCGTGTAGGTGCTTTGTATGAGCTAGATAATGGTATTTCTCCTTTTGTAAGTTACGCGACGAGCTTTGAGCCAGCTGCTGGTACTGATATTAACGGCAACTCTTTAAAACCTCAGCTAGGTGAACAGATCGAGTTGGGTATTAAATACTTGTCTCCAGATATGTCACAGCAGGTTACTGCTTCTTACTTCCATATCACTAAGAAAGACTCAATTGCCGCTGATCCATCAGATCCTACATACCGTTCTAAGATTCAGCTAGGTGAGGTGCGCTCGCAAGGTATGGAGCTTGAGGGCAGATGGTTTGTAACTGAAGATTGGGATGTTAATGCGAGCTACACGTATATCGACATGGAAGTGACGGAAGATGCGAATCCAGATCTAGAAGGCACTACACCAATCTATGTACCGACACATGCCGCTAACCTATGGAGCAATTACTATGTCTATGGTGGTGCTTTATCGGGAACTCGCTTCAGTGTAGGTGCTCGTTACATGGGTGAAATGGAGATGGATGCAACGAATACTCAAGGAAAAGTGCCTTCTTACACAGTCGTCGATCTTTCAGTAGGTTATGACTTAGGTGAGGCGAGCGACACACTATCTGGTGCAACAGCTAACTTGCTAGTGAACAACTTATTCAATGAAGAGTACTACACCTGTTATGACCAATCGAACTGCTGGTTTGGTGCAGAGCAATCTGTCGAGCTTAGTGTGAACTATGAGTTCTAA
- a CDS encoding iron-siderophore ABC transporter substrate-binding protein yields MSLKSIASHFSKAKNLNTKLTLSVLASALSFNAMADYQVEDSEGVKTIKAQPVRVAALNWDIAEQVIELGVTPVAVPDIAGYSDWVVQPAIPEGVADIGTRTEPNFSALKKLNPDVILIASPQKDLQERLSEIAPVFYYQTYSEQHSNAAAAIENFKKIAQLLGKEEQANNKLAAMDARIAVLKAELAKAYPGDKPKVTSFRFASTTSVYIYGDNSIPQYALEQLGFENAMDLPASQWGISQKRMTELKKVKNGIALYFEPFPYQDKLNQSPIWKSMPFVRNGQFSPVEASWSYGGAMSILYNAEAMAQSLFTLAEQ; encoded by the coding sequence ATGAGCTTAAAATCAATCGCTTCCCATTTTTCTAAAGCAAAAAATTTGAATACAAAACTCACTCTGTCTGTTTTAGCGAGCGCTTTATCATTTAATGCAATGGCAGATTACCAAGTCGAAGACAGTGAAGGTGTTAAGACTATTAAAGCTCAACCCGTTAGAGTGGCGGCACTGAACTGGGATATAGCAGAGCAAGTGATCGAACTGGGCGTAACACCGGTCGCGGTGCCTGATATTGCAGGGTACAGTGATTGGGTGGTGCAACCTGCAATTCCAGAAGGTGTGGCGGATATTGGTACTCGAACAGAGCCTAACTTTTCTGCACTTAAGAAGCTTAACCCTGATGTGATCCTTATTGCTTCGCCTCAGAAAGATCTGCAAGAGCGACTCTCTGAAATTGCGCCAGTATTTTATTACCAAACTTATAGTGAGCAGCATAGCAACGCGGCGGCGGCTATCGAGAACTTTAAGAAGATAGCTCAATTGCTTGGCAAAGAAGAACAAGCGAACAATAAACTGGCTGCGATGGATGCGCGTATTGCTGTTCTAAAGGCTGAGTTGGCCAAGGCGTATCCAGGTGACAAACCGAAAGTTACTTCATTCCGTTTTGCCAGCACCACTTCGGTATACATTTACGGTGATAACTCGATCCCGCAATATGCGCTTGAGCAGTTAGGCTTTGAAAATGCAATGGATCTTCCTGCGAGTCAGTGGGGTATCAGCCAAAAGCGTATGACTGAGCTTAAAAAGGTGAAGAATGGCATTGCACTTTACTTCGAACCTTTCCCATACCAAGACAAATTAAATCAGTCCCCAATCTGGAAGAGTATGCCTTTCGTGCGTAATGGCCAATTCAGCCCAGTAGAGGCAAGTTGGAGCTACGGCGGTGCCATGTCGATTTTGTATAACGCTGAAGCCATGGCGCAATCGTTGTTCACGCTAGCGGAGCAGTAA